A single region of the Syngnathus acus chromosome 6, fSynAcu1.2, whole genome shotgun sequence genome encodes:
- the slc12a3 gene encoding solute carrier family 12 member 3: MELQVISDGVHLSAYRPKIAQSVTDGKTTSAESDYYDFYGGSSPIVSCGSDVQSRYETLDAPPNSDFYANTEVCGRRKRFRPSLYQLYANHEDDAQPPMYEETTPAGMEGDSSEEEEQKDPVPEPTRFGWFHGVMIRCMLNIWGVILYLRLPWITAQAGIGLTWVIILLSSCITGITGLSTSAIATNGKVKGGGTYFLISRSLGPELGGSIGLIFAFANAVAVAMHTVGFAETVVDLMHENGAVMVNRINDIRIIGVITVTCLLGISMAGMAWESKAQVLFFLVILVSFSSYIVGTIIPASPQKQAKGFFSYKADIFANNFVPDWRGPEGSFFGMFSIFFPSATGILAGANISGDLKDPTVAIPRGTLMAIFWTTLSYLIISATIGSCVVRDASGVLNDTLSFSSSGNHCVGLPCHYGWDFTDCIKNKTCIFGMSNHYQSMSMVSAFAPLITAGIFGATLSSALACLVSAPKVFQCLCKDNLYPLIGFFGKGYGKNDEALRSYLLAFIIAVCFILIAELNTIAPIISNFFLCSYCLINFSCFHASITNSPGWRPSFRFYNKWLSLLCAVCCLVIMFLLTWWAALIAFGVVLLLLGYTLYKKPAVNWGSSVQASSYNIALNQCMGLNQVEDHVKNYRPQCLVLTGPPSSRPDLVDLVSCFTKNLSLMICGHVVTTDLSALVQSESPISWLTQRKVKSFYKNVVAADLRSGVNMLLQGTGLGRMRPNVLLMGFKTDWRSDSPQATHSYVGILQDAFDLQYGVCVLRTRERLDVSHIYQSHANPGFDGDLKGMNTLYATSGVNIISSSSIDTATQPSRPTMFQKKQGKRTIDVYWLSDDGGLTLLLPYLLTRRKRWSKCRVRVFVGGDNSNKDARREEMMKLIKKFRLGFHDVEVLPDLFQKPQPGNIHQFEDMVSSFKLDTNPKGEPESSSSRVQEEPWWITEQDLERNRTKSFRQIRLNEILQDYSREAALIVITMPVGRRGVCPSVLYLAWLEFLSRDLSSPVLLVRGNQENVLTFYCQ; this comes from the exons ATGGAGCTTCAAGTTATCAGCGATGGCGTTCATCTGTCCGCATACAGACCCAAAATTGCACAATCAGTGACCGACGGCAAGACAACATCAGCAGAGTCTGATTATTACGATTTCTACGGGGGCAGCAGTCCCATTGTGTCCTGTGGATCGGATGTCCAAAGTCGCTATGAGACCCTGGATGCCCCGCCAAACTCGGACTTCTACGCCAACACCGAAGTTTGCGGACGACGGAAGCGCTTCAGGCCGTCTCTCTACCAGCTGTATGCCAACCATGAG GATGACGCGCAACCTCCCATGTACGAGGAGACAACACCTGCAGGCATGGAAGGAGACAGctcagaggaagaggagcaaaaagaTCCAGTGCCTGAACCGACGCgatttggctggtttcatggaGTCATG ATCCGTTGCATGTTAAATATTTGGGGTGTGATCTTGTACCTGAGGCTCCCTTGGATTACTGCCCAAGCTGGCATAg GTCTGACCTGGGTGATCATCCTGCTCTCCTCATGTATAACTGGCATCACTGGTCTCTCTACATCTGCTATCGCTACCAACGGCAAAGTCAAAGGAG GTGGGACCTACTTTTTAATCAGTCGTAGCCTTGGTCCGGAGCTTGGTGGGTCCATTGGTCTGATTTTTGCCTTTGCTAATGCTGTGGCTGTTGCCATGCACACTGTGGGCTTTGCTGAGACTGTTGTAGACCTCATGCAT GAAAATGGCGCTGTGATGGTGAACCGAATCAATGACATCCGCATTATTGGTGTCATCACAGTCACATGTCTTTTAGGAATATCAATGGCTGGAATGGCATGGGAGTCAAAG gcccaggttttgttttttctggtCATCTTGGTGTCATTTTCCAGTTACATTGTTGGAACCATAATCCCTGCATCGCCGCAGAAACAGGCCAAAGGTTTTTTTAGCTATAAAG CGGACATTTttgcaaacaattttgtgcCCGATTGGCGGGGACCGGAGGGCAGCTTCTTTGGCATGTTCTcgattttctttccttctgcAACTGGCATTCTGGCAGGAGCTAACATCTCTGGAGATCTGAAG GATCCAACAGTGGCTATCCCCAGAGGAACGCTAATGGCTATCTTCTGGACCACTTTGTCATACCTCATAATCTCTGCAACCATTG GTTCCTGTGTGGTTAGGGATGCATCTGGAGTGTTAAATGACACCTTGTCCTTCTCCTCATCCGGCAACCATTGTGTTGGTTTACCTTGTCACTATGGCTGGGACTTTACCGACTGCATCAAGAACAAAACATGCATCTTTGGCATGAGCAATCACTATCAG TCAATGAGCATGGTGTCAGCTTTTGCTCCACTCATCACTGCTGGTATATTTGGTGCGACACTCTCTTCTGCTTTGGCCTGCCTCGTGTCTGCACCCAAAGTGTTCCAG TGTCTATGCAAGGACAATCTCTACCCTCTGATTGGCTTCTTTGGCAAAGGTTATGGCAAAAATGATGAAGCACTCCGAAGCTACCTCTTGGCATTCATAATTGCCGTCTGTTTCATTCTCATTG CCGAGTTGAACACCATAGCTCCGATCATTTCCAACTTCTTTCTCTGCTCCTACTGTTTGATCAACTTCAGCTGCTTCCATGCCTCAATCACCAATTCTCCTG GTTGGCGTCCATCCTTCAGGTTCTACAATAAGTGGCTGTCTCTGCTGTGTGCTGTGTGTTGTCTGGTTATCATGTTCTTATTGACTTGGTGGGCAGCTCTCATTGCCTTTGGTGTTGTCTTGCTCCTATTAGGATACACACTCTACAAGAAGCCTG CTGTGAACTGGGGCTCGTCGGTGCAGGCCAGCTCCTACAACATTGCACTCAATCAATGTATGGGACTTAACCAGGTGGAAGACCATGTGAAGAACTACAG ACCACAGTGTTTGGTGCTGACGGGACCTCCCAGCAGTCGGCCAGATCTTGTGGATCTCGTCAGCTGTTTCACAAAGAATCTCAGTCTCATGATTTGTGGCCATGTGGTCACT ACTGATCTCTCTGCACTTGTGCAAAGTGAAAGTCCCATTTCCTGGTTGACCCAAAGAAAGGTGAAGTCATTTTACAAAAACGTGGTGGCTGCAGACCTACGATCGGGGGTGAACATGCTGCTACAG GGAACAGGTTTGGGTAGGATGCGTCCCAATGTCCTTCTGATGGGTTTCAAGACAGACTGGCGCAGTGACTCGCCACAGGCCACACACAGTTACGTAGGAATATTGCA GGATGCCTTTGACCTTCAGTATGGTGTGTGCGTCTTAAGAACAAGAGAGAGACTGGATGTTTCTCACATATATCAGTCACATG caaaCCCAGGCTTTGATGGAGACCTGAAAGGCATGAACACTTTATATGCCACTTCTGGAGTTAACATCATTTCAT CTTCATCCATTGACACAGCGACTCAACCGAGTAGGCCTACAATGTTTCagaaaaaacaaggaaagAGGACAATTGATGTCTACTGGCTGTCTGATGATGGAG GTCTTACCTTGCTGCTCCCTTACCTCCTAACTCGGAGGAAGCGCTGGTCCAAATGTAGAGTTCGAGTGTTTGTGGGAGGAGACAATTCCAACAAGGATGCGAGGAGAGAAGA GATGATGAAACTAATCAAGAAGTTCCGTCTTGGATTCCATGATGTAGAAGTGCTTCCTGACCTCTTTCAAAAACCTCAACCTGGAAA CATTCATCAGTTTGAGGATATGGTGAGTTCATTCAAGTTGGACACAAACCCAAAAGGTGAACCTGAGTCCAGCTCATCAAGAGTACAGGAGGAGCCCTGGTGGATCACGGAACAGGACTTGGAGAGGAACAGAACCAAG TCTTTCCGTCAGATTCGTCTAAATGAGATTCTGCAGGATTACTCCCGGGAAGCCGCACTGATTGTTAT CACCATGCCAGTGGGAAGGAGAGGAGTATGCCCCAGTGTCCTGTACCTGGCATGGCTGGAATTCCTGTCACGTGACTTAAGCTCCCCTGTCTTGTTGGTCAGAGGAAACCAAGAAAACGTCCTCACCTTCTACTGCCAATGA